GTTTCAAGCTGCTGCCTCATATTTTTAATGGCAGCTATGTTGTCCTCATTACCATCTGATTGTGTCTCCATAGATTCCTCCCGAAGACCCAAAACTGCATCACATTTTCAGACATTCTGGTCACCAACTAGCATTGTTTGCCAAgcaaaaaatacaaacaaaacaagatcCTTGAAAAATTTGATAGTTAAAACTAGGAGGGGGTAAAAGAAAGATTAATTAATCAAAGTACCATCTTCATAAAATTAACCTCAAAGGAACTAAAATTTGCTACTGTTTCAAGTTCAACCAACCACCAAGTAACTACCTAGAGGGTACTCAACCATTTAGAAATGATGCtaaaagaaaacctcaaaaccAGATCATGGCTGGCAAAAACTCGTCAtacataataacaaaataatgatACATCAAAATATCAAATGCAAACAATACAAGAAACAACCATTGCatataaattaaacatggaaaaaACCCTCTAACACTCAACAAATAAGAGTATGCTAGATTCCCAAAGCAAGCTTGAATCAcaaaacccaaaatgataccaAAATCAATAACCCCTTTACCGAAAAGTGCTTAAATTTAAAGCAAGAATAAAATTTTCTCGGCGGCATAAGAGTTTTTACGATACAGAATAAAAGGCCCTGATTTTTAAATACCTAGAACAAAGAGGGAGAACTTGAACCCAACGGTATGAGATACCGAATCTTCCAGAGAGCACTCGAAGGTTGAAACTAGCAGGAACTTAGGGATTTTCGACGGTGGAGAAAGAACAATGAATGAGAGAGGTTTAAAGGTTAGAGCAGTGACAGAAGAAAACCAAAGCTGATTTTGCAGGGAAGTTTAGGCTAGGTAATCGATGGCATTATCCTGATGTTACCATCGTTTAGTATTGTTAACTCGTAAGGAGGTGTAATAATTTGTaagaatttaaaagaaaagataaaaaatttaaagaaaaaataaaagacaagaaaactgaaaaatttaaaatacaaaacattaacataaaaaacataaaagataacagaaataaaaaagataattgatATTATTAGAACCTGACTTGTCTCCTTActtatgagtttatgattttttttttaaagattgataaaaaaaattctgaatttttaaaagatttcataaaaatgttatgatttattataattttataaaatatttttatgattaaaaattaaattagtgaTATCTGATTAAGACATCACTAATTAGTTCATATAAtcctatttatattaaaaaaaattaaaaattttacatccttccttaaaaaaatccaaaaaaaaaccacaaatttaatataatttcccAAGTTCATTCTTAACATTAAAATCTATGATATTTATGCACGAGGTTccaaaactataatttttattggttaaaaatctaaaactattttaaattattaaactcTTGCTTGGGATGTTCAGCTTCAGCATAAGTTTGGTGCTTCTAATGACCAGTCTTGGCAAATTTAAGTTAGAGGAttctttcaataaattatttacgtAATAGGGtctgtttcaaatttttttacaaaaatgatCTATTTTACATGGAAGCCACCAGTGTCATTGATAATAAGAAGGAACCGCCGTTGCCATTAGCGAGAAAGGAGATGACATGGACAGTCCCTCCATCGTTGTTGGCGAGACAGACTGACGTGGTCGTCCTGCCATTAGCTGACGCTTCATCccttcaccaccaccaccgtcGCCTCCATGGCCTCTCCGGCTGTTCCTCCATCCCAGAGATAGCCTTCGTGTTGGGCCTTGATTTTCGAGCCCAGGAAAATTCTGCTGTGGTATATATTTTAAAGgatattgttgtttttttcttaaatatattttttattaatatattctttttttagtcTATTGCTTaaaaaattttttattaagtgaCATTTTTTTACGTTCTACTTTTTTATCTCTTGTTAATCTAAATTTGTTAAATCATAAACTAACCTCAAGTAtcaaaaacaaaagttaaaaaatgccagatattaaaataaaataaataataagctgataaaaaacatatattattgatatgaaaaatatatttttaagtgtaactttttattatgtaaatcaATAAAGATCTGATAATAATATGAGtaattctaaatttaattttcctaaataaagttttaggtttgattttctagataaaaaatataattgaaaaaaaaatctgattaaAAAGTAACTAAAcaggttttttttatcaacaacataattaaaaataaataaaaatttgatgatCCGCAGTCTTTTTATCcgtaagaaaggaaaaaaaagaaaagaaaatcaagtaATTTGAAAAAGGGCAAGAATCCCAAAGAAATTTGAAAAGGACAAGAATCCGTTGACAAAGCTATTCTTCCCATGCCATCAGCAAAAACAAGGAAAGTAAATCAAGTAATTTGAAAAGGGCAAGAATCCCAAAGAAATTCAGCATCAGAGATCGATGACCCTACACTTAGACTCGCCAGCAGCAATGACGATACACTCCATGTCACCAGACTCGCCAGCAAGAATGGTGGGATGGCCACGTCACCAAACTCGTTCCTTTTCATTGCCAATCACACTGGCAACTTCCATGCAAAACAGATCCCCTTcgtaaaaacttttaaaacagaCCATATTACAtaaatgatttataaaaaaaaaccctctAACATAAATTTACCACCAGCCTTCTCAGTTGTTTCAGGTCTTACTCGCAGATGTTATTGGCGTCTTGTATACTGGATCTAATTttgcttgtttttttattaccacttattaaaaattattaaacttttataaCAATACTCTGTCTAATaattagaacaaaaaaatattgacatggAACCgtctattttatatatgtaagaaTCGAACAACCATCTATTGGAGGGTCTTTGTTTCACTCTGGTTATGGCTCTATCATTGAAACCCTACAGTTTGGTCATAGCCTAGCTAGTTTTATTACCCTTTATTTTGGATCAACCTCTTAATGCAAGGTTTTTGGTGGAAAAGGGACTAGCCATtgaagtgaaaagtaatgaagATGGGTCATTCACTAGAAATGACATTGCCACATCCCTTAGACAATCCATGGTAGGAAAGAAGATCAGAATTAATACAAGAGAACCTGCTGCAATTGTAGGAAACCTGAAGCTGCACCAGGATCGTTGCATAGCTACATTTGTTCAGTTTCTTAAAATTGAATCTGGAAACAAATATGAAGTTGAAGAGTTAGCATAAGTAATGTGAACAATCACTAATGTAAATGTATTACTGAATTGGCTAGTTGTGAGTGAGCTTTTCtgctattattttcattttgcgTGAATCTTAACTCCTTATCATGACTTGGTCCAAAATGCTTTGAtatgatgctcagaaacagctaGTTCAAAAGTTTATGATGCTAAATTGTTCAGTATATTTGACAAACGTATTAAATCATACAAGTAGCATAAAATGAaaagttcaaattttttttttttaaagaacttGTGTAATATCAGTTCTTAGTGTGcagtttatatatttattggacaacttcacttagtgtcaattaattttaagttaaaatctaACATGGTATTAGAGCTTATAGCCCATCTTAGTTCTTGCCTATCGGCAGTCCATCATAGTTCTCGCCTATATTGGCACCTCGCCTATATCAGCGACATCTATGAAGGGGAATGTTAGAAAGTCTCACACGCCTGATTCGTTCTTTGGATGCAACTTATATATCTAAACATTATATTAAGTTTCATTCTTCATGATCCGAATAAACTTACTTAGGGCTAACGTGATTATAAAACCTAACAGAAAATTTGCTCAATACATCCTTGTACATagtatagaaaatattattgataaagTAACAAAAGAATATAGAAGGTAGTAGAGAAGGGGAGAGAGGGCAAGAAAATTAGACTATACTTGAATTAGTAATAATGTAATGGATCATAATATAATGAAATGGGATAAAAATGTCattctaatatttaaatattttatgataaaaaccAACAAAGATTTCATTCtattgtttgaaaaaataataagttacaattttttattttcacgttattcttattttaaatatattatcctTTTGAGGGCTAATGATCTGCATGCAGCTCAAGCAACAGAAATTCAGTCATCTTTTTTTAGAATCATAATGTAGTattcaaaaggaaaaagaagaggaTCAAGAAACTTACCTCGGGCCGGCTTAAGTTTAAAGCCGTGCAACCAAGAGCTTTAGGTttcaaaaaaagtttaaaatatctttttagtattaatatatctcaaaaaaaatttatggtaaaattatatttaaaaataaattttaattaaaacattataaataagtgttaatttttatatcattatcgtaaataacaattaataaacaACAACTATTAATCAATATCATAATTATTCAAccatgataattttaataaattatttcataaataaataaaatatgttattcttaaatttatttagattTATCAAGTCATTGAGTTGTTTGTTCGTCCCTATTTAAGTGTGAGTGTGACGCTGTTGAATTTTGCTTCACACACCCCTACCTCTAAGGCTATGTTTGTAATATTTTAACTTACactaatcatataattttacttTCTATTTGTACCGTgcagtaaaacaaaaaaagccaTACACTGTAATTGGTATCATaattctttcaaaaatcaaaacttaAACTCCTCCGAAAAAACCCCCACTCTTGCAAAAATATACTACTTTTACATTTGGGCAGCATGCATGGTCTTCAGCATTTCTTCAGTGACCTCGTTTCAGTTTCTTCAGACATTGAAAccatagtttatcttttacaCGCAAAATCGGGCTTCTTTTGACAATCCATCCATTTCACTGTCTTTGTCTTTACTTAACATCTCacaaaaagtaataattttttaaacaccGTCGAATTTGTATgatgtaaataattataaataataaataaaacaataattacgTATTAATGactttagttctttttattttatttttaaaaataaaatttataaatataaaaatgtaataataatcAACTAATTAATGTAAGAAGTCACATATTTTCATTAATGAAACACTGCTTTATTTCACAATAAAGTAATTAATACGTTTACGTAATGAttgttcaaatttaaaaatgtaaaaacacAACAGTGCCTCACGGATATTTCAGAGAGAGTGTCTTATTGAATTCAAAAACAGGAGTTGGCTTTAGTTACCCTTACAAGATAGAAATGCAATTATTGAACCTCGACTTAAAGAGTAGGACTTTATTCAACAAACTGATGATAAACCTAAAATAAGACACAGTAATGATCCTCTTCAACATCATATTGGTTTCCTGATTCCATTCTTAAGAAACTGTACAAATGCAGCTACGTAGTGATCCTGGTGCAGCTTCAAGTTTCCTACAATTGCAGCAGCTTCTCTTGTATTATTTCTGATCTTCTTTCCTTCCTCCAATACCATGGCTTGTCTAAGGGATGCGGCAATGTCATTTCTAGTGAATGACCCATCTTCATTTCTTTTCACTTCAATGGCTAATCCCTTTTCCACCAAAAACCTTGCATTAAGAGGTTGCTCTATATTAAAGGGTAATAAAACAAGTGTATTCCCAAACTGAAGGTTTTCAATGACAGAACCCCAGCCAGAGTGAAACAAAGATCCTCCAATAGATGAATGTGCCAATATTTCTAGTTGTGGTATCCATCCCTTACAAACTCTTCCTCTGTTAGATGTCCTTTCAATAAAACCAACAGGTAGAGAATACCCATCATTGCTTTCCCAACTTGGTTTTCTCAGTGCCCATAAAAACGGCAATTGAGATTCCTCAAGTCCATAAGCTATCTCAAAAACTTGATCCTTGCTCAGCTTTAACTCACTGCCAAACCCCACAAACACAACtgattttgatgcttgtttatCAAGCCACTCAAATATGTTATCACTACACCCATCAACAACTCCTCTCTCTACAGGCAATAAACCGATTGGAATCATAGGCTTCTCAAATAGTTTCTGATATGCATTCAGATATTCTCCTTCAATCTCGTAGCAGCTACGAAATATCACAGCTTTAGAGGCATCATGTATCTTTATAACCCTTTCGAAATCACTTACCCCGGAAGAATTTACCTTGTCGAATCCAGCACAGAAATGTATTGCCTCGTGTATTCGAAAAGCCACTGAAGATGGAAATGTCACCCATTCTGGTGGAGCTGTTAGACTTTCTGGAGATAAGTGACCTGCCCTTGTACCTGGTGGTCCTATGAATGTTGTTCCTGTAGcagataaaatagaaaataagattaactTTACCTGAAACTCTTGGGCAATGTCTACAACCCAGTGAGGATTGAAATCACAGATTATCCAATCTGGTAACTGATTGGCTACAAATTGCTTCACAGCATCTTGGAGCTTATCAAATGCTGCCTTTAAGTACTCATGCTTTTCAAATGGAATGTCCACGGTGGCCTCAGCACCTTCTGGCAAGATATCATTGTCCAATGATGGTAAAGGAAGTTCCACAAAATGAACCAAATGAGATAAAGTCGAAGGAATTTTGGGAAGCCTTTGAATGTTTTTGGGAGTGGATATGAAGGAGACATGAACACCAGCTTTGGCTAAGGCTATGGAAAGTTTGAAAAATGGTATCAAGTGGCCAAAGGCAGACCATGGAATCATCGTTACACGAATCGGATTCTCAGCCATATTTCCTAGATGTGCTTGCTGCATATGCTCTATCAAACATGAGAAAATATCAATACTTATAATTCATTATGTACACCCATCATTTATTTATAGGCATTCATTGAGCTTCCTGTTTCACTTTCTAAGATGTACAGTGCTGtaactatatatacatatattgtaccaaataattaatcttGGCATCAAGCAAGGACCAATTCATACTTGTCTAAATATTTCAACTGTCTTTATAGGAGTTTAATAGagtggaaagaaataaaaaaaaataaaaaattgagatcaaaatttaaaattaaattaaaagtataaaaatataaatcttacctcattttacttttcattctctctttttttttttattgctttcttTCAACTCAAATGTAAGGATCCTATATAATTGAGTCGTGCAACATGGCAACACCAATTTGCGCCATAGTATGAAATATTAATTGGTTTATCTattctttaatataaaaatactttGTAAAAAACTTAGCCTTGGGCAGTAGTTTATTCCAAAACAATATTAGGTACTATATAGCATTGATTGCTATCGGTTACTTTTTATCCATGGTGAAACACGTTGCAGTGTTCCAATCCTACATTTGGCCAGCATGCATGGTCTTCAGCATTTCTTCAGTGACCTCGTTTCAGTTTCTTCACACTTTGAAACCATAATGACTTAGTTTATCTTTTACACGCAAAATCGGGCTTCTTTTGACAATCCATGCATTTCACACTTTGTCTTTGTCTTCACTTTAACTTAACATCTCacaaaaagtaataattttttaaacaccGTCGAATTTGTATgatgtaaataattataaataataaataaaacaataattacaaattaatgactttagttctttttattttatttttaaaaataaaatttataaatataaaaaatgtaataataatcAACTAATGAATGGAGGAAGTCATTATGgtacttatatatattataacacTGCTTTACtccacaataaaatatatattataacatttaataattataatgtgtaatatatatatatatatatatatatatatatatatatatatatatatatatatatatatataaagttagtCATTATGGTacttatcaattaaaatttgacttatttattttggtttatgtTGTGAAAGCTTGTCGTGCAGAAAGATTGCTTGTAACTAACATGCTTTGATATGTGAAATGAAATTATGGTTGAGCTATGTTAGTTCTCTGGTTTAGGAAGTGTTAAATGATCAcatgatttaatattttatttctactctttctcttataatttacatattattttGGAGTTGGAGTTTCATGTATTTCAACTTCGAATTAGAGAGAGAACAATGAATGATCATTacttttattgcttttctttttccctcATTGGTTTTTCAATTTCTCAGACATTTACTACTTCACTAACTTCAACAAGCTATACAATTGGAATTATGTGCTTTATTACTTGAACACTTATGATAAATGGGGTTAATGAACAACCTAATGACAAgggaacaacaacaagaaaaatgCTAATGAGgccaaattaactcaaatttctAATGGTTGTCAATAAAAAATGCCAACAAGCattataattagaaaatatgaCAATTACTCACGCAATCAACACCAGTAACCAATTATATGATATTTGATCAAGTTGAGGATCATTCTATTGTTCTGTAAAGTAATTGACAGTAGataaaccaaaatcaaatttcaaataaaaaacttgaGGAGCTGCAAAGTAGTTGACAATAGCAACACATTTTTTCCTgctacaaattcttcaacaaaACAACAATTATAATATCAGAAGATGCTACTAcaaatttttcctaaaatacatTCCCCCTTAAACtaacattataattaaaaatgaaaaacctaacaacataatgtttgttaaatttctcattttcttctgcaAAGCTTCAATTTGTAGGTTCAAATCAGTCACTATCATTGATTCTTGTGTGACAGAAGAAGGATTAgaaacttgattttcttcttcaacccattgaaaaaattgataGTTTTTTGGGTCTGTTTGGAGCAATGCACAAATATAGAATAACCTTCCTACGTTCCTCCTTGTTCTTGTCGTTCGAATAGTTGCATGTCTTCCATGGTGGCATTGGCGAATGGTTCTACCAGAAAATGTAGAAGAACTGTCACTTGCAGACATGGAGAAAtcaagtgaagaagaagaagcaaagggTAGAATCTTTACAGACGAGAGAAGTTTTACAAACCCTAATTTGAGGAACACACTTAAGAACAAGAAGGGAATTCAGAGGACAAAAGCTTGATAAACCCTaatttgaggaagaagaagcaagtaACCAGAAGAAGCTTTATAAACACAGACTTTAGTGTCACGTTGCATAGTCTTTGTGCCACTATAATTGCCAACAATGTCTCTCACTAACGATCGTACTTTCAAATTTAACGACAAAAACTATCTTGCAACACTTATACAAagatataaactattttttacatttcaatagGATAGAGACTAATTTACAAAATGACACAGGGACCAAAATGCCTATTCACTCCATCATTTTGgatatatttcattaaaattttaaaagattgataaaaaaattctgaATTTTTAAAAGACATCATAAAAATGTTATgatttattatacttttataaaagatttttatGATTACAAATTAAATTGGTGATATCTGGTTAAGACATCACTAATTAGTCATATAATtcgatttatattaaaaaaatttgaaaattttacatcCTTCcttaaaaaatccaaaaagaaaaaaaaatcaaataacaaatttaatataatttcctGAGTTGATTCTTAACATTTAAATCTATGATATTCATACATGAGGTTccaaaactataatttttattggttaaaaatctaaaactattttaaactaTTAAACTCTTGCTTGGGATGTTCAGCTTCAGCATAATTGTTGCGAGGAAAGTGTTTGTGCTTCTAATGACCAGCCTTCTCAATTGTTTCAGGTCTTGCTCGCAAATGTCATTGGCGTCTTGTATAATAGGATCTAATTttgcttgtttttttattattacttattaaaaaactattaacCTTTTATAACAATACTCTGCCTAATAActagaacaaaaaaatattgacatcaATCCGtctatttatatatgtaagaaTCAAACAACCATCTATTGGAGGGTCTTTTTTTCACTCTGGTTAGGCCTCTATCATTGAAACCCTACAGTTTGGTCATAGCCTAGCTAGTTTTATTACCCTTTATTTTGGATCAACCTCTTAATGCAAGGTTTTTGGTGGAAAAGGGACTAGCCATtgaagtgaaaagtaatgaagATGGGTCATTCACTAGAAATGACATTGCCACATCCCTTAGAGAATCCATGGTAGGAAAGAAGATCATAATTAATACAAGAGAAACTGCTGCAATTGTAGGAAACTTGAAGCTGGACCAGGATCATTGCATAGCTGCATTTGTTCAGTTTCTTAAAATTGAATCTGGAAACAAATATGAAGTTGAAGAGTTAGCATAAGTAATGTGAACAATCACTAATGTAAATGTATTGCTGAATTGGCTAGTTGTGAGTGAGCTTTTCtgctattattttcattttgcgTGGATCTTAACTCCTTATCATGACTTGGTCCTAAATGCTTTGAtatgatgctcagaaacagctgGTTCAAAAGTTTATGATGCTAAATTGTTCAGTATATTTGACAAACGTATTAAATCATACAAATAAATAGCATAAAATGAAaagttcaaatatttttttctcaaaggaCTTGTGTAATATCAAACACGTACTTGTTCAAAATTTATCAACTAAGgctaaagaataaaataatagagtTTCAATGACAATTTTGATTGGAAAACTAACACTAATTAATAGATAATGCAACAAAAGCggaatcaagaacaaaagaTTTAAGGATTTTTATCGAACATGTAGTATGTGATAAAACGGATAACAATCAATATGACTAATGTTGTGGGGATTGGACTTCATGAAACATCCGTCCACATGTATAATCAACACATAACAATTATCAAACTCAACTCGTATACTCATTTTAATATACCTCAATGCACACAAATTCATCAATCCCCAATCCCTTAGAATATTGAGATCAAATCCCCCCCACCCCCCCATTTTCTCTAAGCACAAACATTAATAGAGAGATCATTGAATCTAAACTCATTCCTAGATCTAAAATCCAATGATTACTCTACTTCAAATCTAGAGTTAATAAGAGTTTTCCAAATATATTTTTGCTTGTTTAACCTTTAAGCAGTTGTTCCTTAGTATCCTATCAAAGCATTTAGGACTTAGGACTCCACATGCATAAAACGAAAATAATAGAAGAAAAGCTCACAAAAACTACTAGCCAATGAAGTAATTAATACGTTTACATAATGAttgttcaaatttcaaaatgtaaAAACACCACAGTGCCTCACGGATTTTTCAGAGAGAATGTCTTATTGAATTCAAAAACAAGAGTTAGCTTTAATTACCCTTACAAGATACAAAACAGATGCAATTATTTGACCACGACTTAACGGGGTGAATACATGAATAAGAAAAATCCAAATCCATTTATGCGCGTCCCAGTCGTCCTTAAAGAGTAGGACTTTATTCAACAAACTGATGATAAACCTAAAATAAGACACAGTAATGATCGTCTTCAACATCATATTGGTTTCCAGATTCCATTCTTAAGAAACTGAACAAATGCAGCTACGTAGTGATCCTGGTGCAGCTTCAAGTTTCCTACAATTGCAGCAGCTTCTCTTGTATTATTTCTGATCTTCTTTCCTTCCTCCAATACCATGGCTTGTCTAAGGGATGCGGCAATGTCATTTCTAGTGAATGACCCATCTTCATTTCTTTTCACTTCAATGGCTAGTCCCTTTTCCACCAAAAACCTTGCAATAAGAGGTTGATCTATATTGAAGGGTAATACAACAAGTGTATGCCCAAACTGAAGGTTTTCAATGACAGAACCCAAGCCAGAGTGAAACAAAGATCCTCCAATAGATGAATGTGCCAATATTTCCAGTTGTGGTATCCATCCCTTACAAACACTTCCTCTGTTAGAAGTCCTTTCAATAAAACCAACAGGTAGAGAATATTCATCATTGCTTTCCCAACTTGGTTTTCTCAGTGCCCATAAAAACGGCAATTGAGATTCCTCAAGTCCATAAGCTATCTCAAAAACTTGATCCTTGCTCAGCTTTAACTCACTGCCAAACCCCACAAACACAACtgattttgatgcttgtttatCAAGCCACTCAAATATGGTATCACTACACCCATCAACAACTTGTCTCTCTACA
This region of Glycine max cultivar Williams 82 chromosome 7, Glycine_max_v4.0, whole genome shotgun sequence genomic DNA includes:
- the LOC100819539 gene encoding putative UDP-rhamnose:rhamnosyltransferase 1, whose product is MQQAHLGNMAENPIRVTMIPWSAFGHLIPFFKLSIALAKAGVHVSFISTPKNIQRLPKIPSTLSHLVHFVELPLPSLDNDILPEGAEATVDIPFEKHEYLKAAFDKLQDAVKQFVANQLPDWIICDFNPHWVVDIAQEFQVKLILFSILSATGTTFIGPPGTRAGHLSPESLTAPPEWVTFPSSVAFRIHEAIHFCAGFDKVNSSGVSDFERVIKIHDASKAVIFRSCYEIEGEYLNAYQKLFEKPMIPIGLLPVERGVVDGCSDNIFEWLDKQASKSVVFVGFGSELKLSKDQVFEIAYGLEESQLPFLWALRKPSWESNDGYSLPVGFIERTSNRGRVCKGWIPQLEILAHSSIGGSLFHSGWGSVIENLQFGNTLVLLPFNIEQPLNARFLVEKGLAIEVKRNEDGSFTRNDIAASLRQAMVLEEGKKIRNNTREAAAIVGNLKLHQDHYVAAFVQFLKNGIRKPI